The sequence TTCTGATCCGTCATGCAGAGCGTCACCCATTTGAAAAGGGGTCATTAGGGCTAGAAGTAGGCTTAACCTCTCAGGGAAAAAAAAGTGCTGAGCAGCTAGGACACTCTCTTAAAGATATCACTGTCAATAAAATCTTGACGAGTCCGGTTGAGCGCTGCATCCATACATCAGAGTGCTTTGTTAAGGGATATGGAAAAAGCTGTGCGATTGAGCCTAGCTCTTTAATCGGCAGCCCAGGCCCTTTTATTTTCGATCCAGATGCTGCAGGACCAGTATTCCTAAGTACCCATTTAATAGAAGTTGCCCAGTCGATTGTGAAAGGAGTTTCCCTTCCCGGAATGCGTACTCTTTCTGAAGGGGGACAGATCTTTCTAGATCATGTTTCAACACTCGATAGTAAAATCACACTCATGATTTCTCACGATATCATTATTGCACTTCTCAGTGCCTTTTTACTTCAAGATGTTCACGTAGAAAACTATATGCCAGATTTTTTAAAAGGACTTCTTATCGAATATACTGGCAACAAGATCAGCAGGCTGACTCAGTTGACGTGAGCTTCTTAGCCACAAGAATCGATGCAACTTCATTTAAAGAAAGAGCTTTCTCTAGCTCAAACCCCCCTTTCTTAAGTAGTTCTTTAAACTGCTCCACCGTTCGTTCCTTTCCTCCTGTCATTACAAGCATATTTAGGTCTAATAACCCTCCATGGCCTCCAGAACAAGAAAGGATATTTTCAATGATATAGATCCGGCTTGTAGGGGCATTAGAAAGAACCGAAAAGAGGGACTTTAAGATATGAATCGCCTCCTGATCAGACCAATCATGCAAGACTCTTGAGAGGAG is a genomic window of Candidatus Neptunochlamydia vexilliferae containing:
- a CDS encoding histidine phosphatase family protein produces the protein MSSALLQKQLSTSLSKGEKRILLIRHAERHPFEKGSLGLEVGLTSQGKKSAEQLGHSLKDITVNKILTSPVERCIHTSECFVKGYGKSCAIEPSSLIGSPGPFIFDPDAAGPVFLSTHLIEVAQSIVKGVSLPGMRTLSEGGQIFLDHVSTLDSKITLMISHDIIIALLSAFLLQDVHVENYMPDFLKGLLIEYTGNKISRLTQLT